In the genome of Gammaproteobacteria bacterium, one region contains:
- a CDS encoding class I SAM-dependent methyltransferase encodes MKPNIAIIRPDQSLLEEAFTLSQRLNIPLIESTEKEYYTAVLIFNLDTLSLQLIGPKAPGPIWVDFISGKYAHRRKYGGGRSQLIAKAVGLKSLKCPSVLDLTAGLGQDAFVLACLGCSVTMIERSLIIAALVQNAMNRARDDVFFTSLTLQLMVTDSLSYLKSLSEKECPDVIYIDPMFPHRTKSALVKKEMRVLREIVGEDIDAGLLLEKACEISKKRVVVKRPRHAPHLNERKPDLEYFGESSRFDVYIS; translated from the coding sequence ATGAAACCCAATATCGCAATCATTAGACCAGACCAAAGCCTTTTAGAAGAAGCATTTACTTTGAGCCAACGTTTAAATATTCCTCTCATTGAGTCTACAGAAAAAGAATATTACACCGCCGTATTAATTTTTAATTTAGATACTTTATCACTCCAACTCATAGGCCCAAAAGCACCGGGCCCGATCTGGGTGGATTTCATCAGTGGGAAATATGCTCATCGTCGCAAATATGGCGGTGGAAGAAGTCAATTGATCGCTAAAGCCGTCGGATTAAAATCATTAAAATGCCCCTCCGTTTTAGATCTCACTGCTGGGTTGGGACAAGATGCTTTTGTGCTAGCTTGTTTAGGCTGTTCTGTCACAATGATTGAACGATCACTTATTATTGCTGCACTCGTTCAAAACGCCATGAATCGTGCAAGAGATGATGTTTTTTTTACAAGTTTAACATTACAATTAATGGTTACGGATAGCCTGAGCTATTTAAAATCGCTTTCAGAAAAAGAATGTCCCGATGTCATTTATATCGACCCTATGTTCCCACATCGAACAAAATCCGCGCTAGTGAAAAAAGAAATGCGTGTCTTACGGGAAATCGTCGGCGAAGATATTGATGCGGGATTATTACTCGAAAAAGCTTGTGAAATATCAAAAAAACGTGTCGTAGTTAAAAGACCGAGACACGCTCCACATTTGAATGAACGCAAGCCCGATTTGGAATACTTTGGAGAAAGCAGTCGATTCGATGTTTATATTTCTTAA
- a CDS encoding MFS transporter codes for MFFYSKNMATTLRTQSFIGAAIGTMIEYYDYALFAIFLPLIATQFFPGKDAYEALSNGYYILMISMLGRPLGGAIFGHIGDMIGRPRALLLSMYGIAVTTFIIGITPTYQSIGIWAIVIIVITKFFQIACFGGEYNGAGIYVVEHSKPTREGFSGSALAAIMTSGSIFASLFGVLLTMDFMPSWSWRIAFYVGGLIGVFGVLYRKKLHESPQFKPANNKEHSLRKLIQLYPRQIIAGAFIGGFITIPFTTVLTFVNPVLMTKGFMTAHQLMWLQTLMIAVGVIIILITGKLADYFSARKVMLFGAASLIIFSYPLLLLIDQHSFFWLIFSSIIFVTINDIILGPSNAFLKNIFPPEFRYRGSSLGFTLGMTILGGLTAPIENALYHATGSFAAASLWLIFIGIGSFWSINRASSSQLWKISSLEQSTANNN; via the coding sequence ATGTTTTTTTATAGTAAAAATATGGCAACAACATTACGAACACAATCTTTTATAGGCGCCGCAATCGGTACCATGATCGAATATTACGATTATGCTTTATTTGCCATTTTTCTTCCGTTGATTGCCACTCAATTTTTTCCTGGAAAGGATGCTTATGAAGCCTTAAGCAACGGATATTATATCCTTATGATTTCTATGCTGGGGCGTCCACTTGGAGGAGCTATCTTTGGACATATAGGCGATATGATTGGTCGACCTCGCGCATTACTACTCTCCATGTATGGAATTGCCGTCACTACTTTTATTATTGGTATCACGCCTACTTACCAAAGCATTGGCATTTGGGCTATTGTCATTATTGTCATCACTAAATTTTTTCAAATTGCTTGTTTTGGCGGGGAATATAATGGCGCAGGAATTTATGTCGTTGAACATTCCAAACCTACGCGTGAAGGATTTTCTGGAAGCGCACTCGCTGCAATAATGACTTCAGGTTCAATATTTGCGTCATTATTCGGCGTATTACTCACTATGGATTTTATGCCCAGCTGGAGTTGGCGCATCGCATTTTATGTTGGGGGTCTCATTGGTGTTTTTGGCGTTCTTTATCGAAAAAAACTACACGAATCACCTCAATTTAAACCCGCCAATAACAAAGAGCATTCATTAAGAAAATTAATACAACTGTATCCGCGCCAAATTATTGCCGGTGCGTTTATCGGTGGATTTATTACGATTCCTTTCACCACAGTACTTACATTTGTAAATCCTGTACTCATGACAAAAGGGTTTATGACTGCTCATCAATTAATGTGGCTACAAACTTTGATGATTGCAGTAGGTGTCATCATCATTTTAATTACCGGAAAATTAGCTGACTACTTTTCAGCTAGAAAAGTCATGCTTTTTGGGGCAGCTTCATTGATAATATTTTCTTATCCACTACTTCTATTAATTGACCAACACTCTTTTTTCTGGCTAATTTTTAGTTCCATTATTTTTGTCACTATTAATGATATTATTCTTGGACCCTCGAATGCATTTCTGAAAAATATTTTTCCACCCGAATTTCGATATCGTGGTAGCTCACTCGGATTTACACTTGGCATGACAATTCTCGGAGGCCTCACAGCCCCCATCGAAAATGCTCTTTATCATGCAACAGGTTCTTTCGCCGCAGCTTCTCTTTGGTTAATATTTATCGGCATCGGATCTTTTTGGTCTATTAACCGTGCTAGCTCTAGTCAATTATGGAAAATTTCATCTTTAGAACAGTCAACTGCGAATAATAATTAG
- a CDS encoding HipA domain-containing protein: MRICPITYESIRDDRRYSERGLNLLSPKLKNLSLIQLTADELRKEAIKRANKMSIQGVQPKLSAILSIKNESFKIVDSFGKYILKPEHQLYSEVPQNEDLTMRLAACIGIEVPLHGLLYGVDGSFTYFIKRFDRLSQVKKLSVEDFSQLSEHTRSTKYDSSMEKVVSIVDQFTTFPLIEKVKLFTRTVFNFLIGNEDMHLKNFSLITRNNKVGLSPAYDFLSSSIILSGKEELALPLNGKKSNIRRKDIIDYFGKDRMGLNEKIVESELAKIKAQLPEWNRLIDISFLSADMKQKYLDLLSDRVVRLF, encoded by the coding sequence ATGAGAATTTGTCCTATAACCTACGAATCGATTCGAGACGATCGCCGCTATTCTGAACGTGGATTGAATCTGTTGTCACCTAAATTGAAAAATCTTTCCTTGATACAACTAACAGCTGACGAATTACGTAAAGAAGCCATCAAACGTGCTAATAAAATGTCTATTCAAGGTGTTCAGCCGAAATTAAGCGCCATTTTGAGCATCAAAAATGAATCTTTTAAGATTGTCGATTCATTTGGTAAATATATATTGAAACCTGAGCATCAACTTTATTCCGAAGTTCCACAGAATGAAGATTTAACAATGAGGTTAGCAGCCTGCATTGGTATTGAAGTACCTCTCCATGGCTTACTGTATGGAGTAGATGGCTCATTTACATATTTCATTAAAAGATTTGACCGATTGAGTCAAGTGAAAAAATTGTCCGTCGAAGATTTTTCACAACTTTCTGAACACACGCGATCAACTAAATACGATTCTTCCATGGAAAAAGTGGTTTCAATAGTCGATCAATTTACAACGTTTCCACTGATTGAAAAAGTTAAGTTATTTACACGTACAGTTTTTAATTTTTTAATTGGAAATGAAGATATGCATTTAAAAAATTTTTCACTTATTACGAGAAATAATAAAGTTGGGCTTTCCCCTGCCTATGATTTCTTAAGCTCAAGTATAATATTGTCTGGCAAAGAAGAACTTGCGCTTCCGCTCAACGGAAAAAAGAGCAACATCAGGAGAAAAGATATCATTGATTACTTTGGAAAAGATCGAATGGGGCTGAATGAAAAAATTGTTGAATCTGAGCTAGCAAAGATCAAAGCCCAATTACCCGAATGGAATAGATTAATTGACATCAGTTTTTTGAGTGCAGATATGAAGCAAAAGTATCTTGATCTCCTAAGTGATAGAGTAGTCCGTCTCTTTTGA
- a CDS encoding HipA N-terminal domain-containing protein gives MRQAKVFNHDIQAGVLTETDEKMYIFEYIQNYNGPPISLTMPLVHKRYEYKKFPPFFDGVLPEGVMLLALLKAEKIDSGDYFSQLVRVGNDLVGSVTVKEIK, from the coding sequence ATGAGACAGGCTAAAGTATTTAATCATGATATTCAGGCTGGCGTTCTGACAGAAACTGATGAGAAGATGTATATATTTGAATATATCCAGAATTATAATGGCCCGCCCATCTCACTGACAATGCCATTAGTGCATAAACGTTATGAGTATAAAAAATTCCCTCCTTTTTTTGACGGTGTTTTACCAGAAGGTGTAATGTTATTGGCGTTACTTAAAGCGGAGAAAATTGATAGTGGAGATTATTTTAGTCAATTAGTAAGAGTAGGCAATGATCTGGTCGGATCTGTGACGGTCAAGGAAATCAAATGA
- a CDS encoding helix-turn-helix domain-containing protein: MSDFITAIAKTVQFDRKQAGLSQKQLADYAGVGKTVVFDIEHAKSTVRLQSLLKVLHVLNIKLLIKTPLSYTETEHETG, from the coding sequence ATGAGTGACTTTATTACAGCAATTGCAAAAACGGTACAGTTTGATCGAAAGCAAGCAGGTTTAAGCCAAAAGCAATTGGCCGACTACGCTGGGGTTGGCAAAACAGTGGTTTTTGATATTGAGCACGCTAAATCGACTGTACGACTACAATCGCTATTAAAAGTTCTTCATGTGCTAAATATTAAATTACTGATAAAAACGCCACTGAGTTATACGGAGACAGAGCATGAGACAGGCTAA
- a CDS encoding EVE domain-containing protein — protein sequence MKYWLFKSEPSCFSVDDLAKRPNQITGWDGVRNYQARNMMRDDMKEGDQGFFYHSSCDEPGIVGLVQIVKSFYPDDTQFDPDSDHFDPKSSPADPRWGMVDVKLLKKFDRVLTLGELRDHPHLSSMVILRKGNRLSVTPIASEEYRVICSIT from the coding sequence ATGAAATACTGGTTATTCAAATCCGAGCCATCTTGTTTTAGTGTTGATGATTTAGCTAAACGCCCCAATCAAATCACTGGTTGGGATGGTGTGCGAAATTATCAAGCCCGTAATATGATGCGTGATGATATGAAAGAGGGCGACCAAGGATTTTTTTATCATTCCAGTTGCGATGAACCGGGAATTGTTGGTCTGGTACAGATTGTAAAATCATTTTATCCCGACGATACTCAGTTCGATCCTGATTCAGATCATTTTGATCCAAAAAGTTCTCCTGCTGATCCTCGTTGGGGTATGGTCGATGTTAAGTTATTAAAAAAATTTGATCGTGTTTTAACACTAGGCGAACTTCGTGATCATCCTCATTTATCTTCAATGGTCATTCTTCGCAAAGGTAATCGATTATCAGTGACACCCATTGCATCAGAAGAGTACCGAGTCATTTGCAGTATTACATAA
- a CDS encoding aldehyde dehydrogenase family protein, protein MTTLKSLNPADYSVIGEVNVSSAQDIAEKVQLAHAAKKPWKTLGAKKRAELLRPLHNTIEKRSHEISELTSLEIGKPISQSIEDMEFTLDYLQAFVDDAPGYLENEITVSEKSKDQSAFHQIIYEPIGVTACIVPWNYPLSNFIWGVIPNLIAGNPVVFKHSEECPLIGKLIEEMMDELQLPDGVFSEVYGDGSVGHSLIEQNIDLIWFTGSSHTGKELFEIAAKKGIKSVLEMGGSDPAIIFEDAKILDFDRVISRVYSQRFENCGQICSAAKRLIVHDSIFQDVLDRLVNYLSTVKIGDPLDPNTQLGPLAAERQLQLLESQIKDAVALGAKIVCGGKRPENHEGAYYLPTLLSDIKPTMRVWKEETFGPVLPIVTFSTEEEAIALANDTIFGLSSLIFTSDSKRARRVAAQIEAGCVDINFGSHWRPCNPFGGYKASGVGREHGKFGFQELTQVKVIAE, encoded by the coding sequence ATGACTACGTTAAAATCATTAAATCCCGCAGACTACTCTGTCATCGGAGAAGTCAATGTATCATCGGCGCAAGATATTGCTGAAAAAGTTCAACTTGCACATGCCGCTAAAAAACCATGGAAAACATTGGGCGCAAAAAAACGCGCTGAATTATTGCGACCACTGCACAATACGATAGAAAAAAGATCGCATGAAATCTCTGAACTCACTTCTCTAGAAATAGGCAAGCCAATTTCTCAAAGCATCGAAGATATGGAATTTACGCTCGATTATCTACAAGCATTTGTAGATGATGCACCCGGCTATTTGGAAAATGAAATTACAGTGAGTGAAAAATCAAAGGATCAATCAGCATTTCATCAAATTATTTATGAGCCTATTGGCGTGACTGCGTGCATAGTACCCTGGAACTATCCATTAAGTAATTTTATTTGGGGCGTTATTCCAAATTTAATTGCTGGAAATCCTGTAGTATTTAAACATTCGGAAGAATGCCCGTTAATTGGTAAACTCATCGAAGAAATGATGGACGAATTGCAATTACCTGATGGAGTATTTTCTGAAGTATATGGTGACGGTAGCGTCGGCCATTCACTTATTGAACAAAATATTGATTTAATTTGGTTCACTGGCAGCTCACACACAGGGAAAGAATTATTTGAAATTGCAGCCAAAAAAGGAATTAAAAGTGTCCTCGAAATGGGAGGGTCTGACCCCGCCATCATTTTTGAAGACGCAAAAATTCTAGATTTTGATCGTGTCATTTCTCGAGTTTATTCCCAACGATTTGAAAATTGCGGCCAAATTTGTAGCGCTGCAAAACGATTAATTGTTCATGATTCTATTTTTCAAGATGTGCTAGATAGGCTGGTTAATTATTTGAGCACCGTGAAAATTGGTGATCCGCTAGATCCCAACACACAATTGGGTCCTCTCGCCGCAGAGCGACAATTACAATTATTAGAATCTCAAATTAAGGATGCTGTAGCATTAGGGGCAAAAATAGTATGTGGCGGAAAAAGACCCGAGAATCATGAAGGAGCCTATTATTTACCCACTCTACTTTCTGATATCAAACCAACAATGCGAGTTTGGAAAGAAGAGACGTTTGGCCCTGTATTACCAATTGTCACTTTTTCAACAGAAGAAGAAGCGATCGCTTTAGCAAACGATACAATCTTTGGACTCAGTAGTCTTATTTTCACTTCTGATTCCAAACGAGCAAGACGCGTCGCTGCCCAAATCGAAGCAGGATGTGTAGACATTAATTTTGGAAGTCACTGGCGACCATGCAATCCCTTCGGTGGTTACAAAGCTTCTGGCGTTGGACGTGAGCATGGAAAATTTGGATTTCAAGAACTCACGCAAGTGAAAGTAATAGCCGAATAA
- a CDS encoding DUF3298 and DUF4163 domain-containing protein translates to MLSLDVPKAIMSIDPLKDNVLNRFKSAADETKKNADEEKTRHSGYFPPLSLETKWQITFENKSVISISGITYEYQGGAHPDTYFQTIVWDKINNRDIPITELFRKDKVDLALKAIAESAQKSWIKIYTQRTGEKPSPDLVEQTKQEIASDPKFLKNYTLTHAKGHATINGIELLYGTGEIWPYVLGEFRIPVPLAVFSQYLASPHRESLRKY, encoded by the coding sequence ATGCTTAGTCTTGATGTACCTAAGGCCATCATGTCTATTGATCCGCTGAAAGATAATGTGCTCAATCGATTCAAATCTGCAGCGGATGAAACCAAAAAAAATGCTGACGAAGAAAAAACGAGGCACTCTGGATATTTTCCACCTCTTTCATTAGAGACAAAATGGCAAATTACATTTGAAAACAAATCTGTAATTAGCATTTCAGGCATTACTTATGAATACCAAGGTGGCGCTCATCCTGATACCTATTTTCAAACAATTGTTTGGGATAAGATAAATAACCGAGACATTCCAATCACTGAATTATTTAGAAAAGACAAAGTTGACCTTGCACTCAAAGCAATCGCTGAATCAGCTCAGAAGTCTTGGATAAAAATTTATACACAACGTACCGGCGAAAAACCAAGTCCCGATTTGGTAGAACAAACCAAACAGGAAATAGCATCTGACCCCAAATTCTTAAAAAATTACACGCTTACTCATGCCAAGGGACATGCCACGATTAACGGCATCGAATTACTTTATGGCACAGGTGAAATCTGGCCTTATGTACTCGGTGAATTTCGCATTCCTGTTCCACTCGCAGTTTTTAGCCAATATTTGGCGTCACCGCATCGAGAAAGTCTGCGCAAATATTGA
- the gshB gene encoding glutathione synthase — MSIKLAVVMDPITSINPPKDTTFAIMLEAQRRNWEVHVMEQKDLFLKDGVVSSRCDQVKLYDNSEHWFDIIDEKFQELKYFDIILMRKDPPFNTEYVYTTYLLELAEKSGVKVFNKPQSLRDANEKLFIAWFPQCTPPTLVTRNANQLKDFIDEHKDVVLKPLDGMGGGSIFRLTQHDVNKMVVIETLTKNETSYIMAQKFIPEISQGDKRIIMINGEPISYALARIPKAGEIRGNLAAGGTGVGVELTERDHWICSQVGPTLREKKLLLVGLDVIGDYLTEINVTSPTCVRELEKIYGINICADFLDAVTPNIG; from the coding sequence ATGAGCATTAAATTAGCGGTCGTGATGGATCCCATTACTTCAATTAATCCGCCTAAAGACACAACCTTTGCGATAATGTTGGAAGCGCAGCGTCGTAATTGGGAAGTTCATGTAATGGAGCAAAAAGATTTATTTTTAAAAGATGGGGTTGTAAGCTCACGTTGTGATCAAGTAAAACTGTATGATAATTCAGAACATTGGTTTGACATTATCGATGAGAAATTTCAAGAGTTAAAATATTTTGATATTATTTTAATGCGAAAAGATCCTCCATTTAATACAGAATATGTTTATACAACCTATTTGCTAGAGTTGGCTGAAAAATCAGGCGTGAAAGTTTTTAATAAACCTCAGAGCCTTCGAGATGCCAATGAAAAATTATTTATTGCTTGGTTTCCTCAATGTACACCCCCAACGTTGGTCACTCGTAATGCGAATCAATTAAAAGACTTTATTGATGAGCATAAAGATGTTGTACTAAAACCTCTTGATGGTATGGGCGGAGGTTCAATATTCAGGCTAACTCAACACGATGTTAATAAGATGGTTGTAATTGAAACGCTCACTAAAAATGAAACTTCTTATATAATGGCCCAGAAATTTATCCCCGAAATTTCGCAAGGTGACAAACGCATCATTATGATTAACGGTGAGCCTATATCATACGCTTTAGCCAGAATTCCAAAAGCTGGTGAAATTCGTGGTAATTTAGCTGCTGGAGGTACAGGTGTTGGAGTTGAACTGACCGAACGTGATCACTGGATTTGTTCGCAGGTCGGACCCACGCTTCGCGAAAAAAAATTACTTCTCGTAGGCCTCGATGTTATCGGTGACTATTTAACTGAAATAAACGTTACCAGCCCAACATGCGTTCGTGAGCTCGAAAAAATCTACGGCATCAATATTTGCGCAGACTTTCTCGATGCGGTGACGCCAAATATTGGCTAA
- the gshA gene encoding glutamate--cysteine ligase: MEVPHLKTSLTGPLLKLEQDLLNHQVGIETWLRAQWRLTPPPFYSSVDLRNAGYKLAPVDTNLFPAGFNNLNPEFIPLAIQAVQNAAEKLCPETVDFLIIPESHTRNIFYLESLATLQEIITKAGFAVRIGSLSKDLEQSTKIDLPSGRQIVLERAIRRENKIGVEDYFPCCVILNNDLSTGVPPIFENLDQLVMPPAELGWAKRLKSAHFQHFANVTSEFARELNLDPWLISPLFRYCGEINFMTREGEECLVRNATTLFNAVKVKYQEYNIQDDPFLVVKADSGTYGMAVMMIKDPQELTQLNRKQRTKMAALKGGQSVSRVIIQEGVYTFETVGEKESVAEPVVYMIGNHVIGGFYRVHADRGIDENLNAPGMNFEPLAFAEACIDPCGSNHESTNRFYSYGVIARLAALAAAREMKELQHEH, from the coding sequence ATCGAAGTACCTCATTTAAAAACCTCGTTGACAGGCCCTTTGTTGAAATTAGAACAGGATCTGCTGAATCATCAGGTGGGTATTGAAACCTGGTTACGAGCTCAATGGCGATTAACTCCGCCCCCGTTCTATAGTTCAGTTGATCTACGAAACGCAGGTTACAAATTAGCGCCAGTGGATACGAATTTATTTCCAGCGGGATTCAATAATCTTAATCCAGAATTTATACCTTTAGCGATTCAAGCGGTGCAAAATGCTGCAGAAAAACTCTGCCCTGAAACAGTTGACTTTTTAATTATTCCGGAAAGCCATACGCGCAATATTTTTTACCTGGAAAGTTTGGCAACGTTACAAGAAATCATTACTAAAGCAGGTTTTGCTGTACGTATCGGTTCTCTTTCGAAAGATCTCGAGCAATCCACTAAAATCGATTTGCCCTCAGGGCGTCAAATAGTTTTAGAGCGGGCTATTCGTAGAGAAAACAAAATTGGAGTAGAGGATTATTTTCCGTGTTGTGTAATACTTAATAATGATTTATCAACAGGTGTCCCACCTATTTTTGAAAATCTAGATCAACTTGTGATGCCACCTGCAGAACTAGGTTGGGCGAAACGATTAAAATCAGCTCATTTTCAACATTTTGCGAATGTAACGAGTGAATTCGCGCGTGAATTAAATTTAGATCCTTGGCTTATTTCTCCACTATTTCGATATTGTGGAGAAATAAATTTTATGACGCGTGAAGGTGAAGAATGTTTAGTGCGTAATGCAACAACGTTGTTTAATGCTGTGAAGGTGAAATATCAAGAGTATAATATTCAAGATGATCCGTTTCTTGTTGTAAAAGCGGATTCAGGCACATACGGTATGGCAGTGATGATGATCAAAGACCCACAAGAATTGACGCAGTTAAATCGGAAGCAAAGAACAAAAATGGCTGCTCTTAAAGGTGGGCAATCCGTGTCACGTGTGATTATTCAAGAAGGCGTTTATACTTTTGAAACAGTAGGGGAAAAAGAATCGGTGGCTGAACCCGTCGTATATATGATCGGAAATCATGTGATCGGAGGTTTCTATCGTGTCCATGCAGACCGTGGTATAGACGAAAATCTTAATGCGCCAGGAATGAATTTTGAACCATTGGCCTTTGCTGAAGCCTGTATCGATCCATGCGGTAGCAATCACGAAAGTACCAATCGTTTTTACAGTTATGGTGTGATCGCACGATTGGCTGCGTTAGCAGCAGCTCGTGAAATGAAGGAACTACAACATGAGCATTAA
- the djlA gene encoding co-chaperone DjlA, translating to MHYLGKLLGFIAGWMLGGPMGAIFGLLIGQYFDLSASGYWSAPHQKYQTTGESFSRAAAQRAFFESTFLVMGHIAKASGRVGEGEIQAARIIMRNMNLSSTLKREAIEFFTRGKEHRFNLEVTLDKLLQACQGQLDVLRMFVDIQFQAAAVEGFISPQKRDALEHICRELGLNSMDFFIFHQRHHRHYQEYTYNQKAGAGAGPQRPRYTSPILEDPYKILGVTSKATDAEVKKAYRKKISANHPDKLVAKGLPEEMIKLANKKTAEIKKAYDTIAKQRGIK from the coding sequence ATGCATTATCTAGGTAAATTATTAGGTTTCATTGCGGGCTGGATGTTAGGCGGGCCGATGGGCGCCATCTTTGGTCTTCTTATAGGCCAATATTTTGACTTATCGGCGTCCGGATATTGGAGTGCGCCTCATCAAAAGTATCAGACTACAGGAGAATCTTTTAGTCGCGCTGCAGCACAGCGAGCTTTCTTCGAGTCAACATTCCTCGTCATGGGACACATTGCTAAAGCCAGTGGTCGAGTTGGTGAAGGCGAAATTCAGGCCGCTCGCATAATTATGCGCAACATGAATCTAAGCTCAACATTAAAACGCGAAGCCATTGAATTTTTCACTCGAGGCAAGGAGCACCGCTTCAACCTTGAGGTAACCCTCGATAAGCTACTTCAAGCCTGCCAAGGTCAATTAGATGTCCTGCGTATGTTTGTTGACATACAGTTTCAAGCCGCAGCAGTTGAAGGGTTTATCAGCCCCCAAAAACGCGACGCTCTAGAACATATTTGTAGAGAATTAGGATTAAACTCAATGGATTTTTTCATTTTCCATCAGCGCCATCATCGACACTATCAGGAATATACCTATAATCAAAAAGCAGGTGCTGGAGCGGGCCCACAACGTCCTCGTTATACAAGCCCAATTCTTGAAGATCCTTATAAAATACTGGGAGTTACTTCAAAAGCTACAGATGCTGAAGTGAAAAAAGCCTATCGAAAAAAAATCAGCGCGAATCATCCTGACAAACTCGTAGCAAAAGGACTACCTGAAGAGATGATTAAACTTGCCAACAAAAAAACTGCTGAAATTAAGAAAGCTTATGATACTATTGCCAAACAAAGGGGGATTAAATAA
- the rpe gene encoding ribulose-phosphate 3-epimerase, with amino-acid sequence MPDFKIAASILSANFAKLGEEVDNVLSAGADWIHFDVMDNHYVPNLTVGPIVCESLRKYGVQAPIDVHLMVKPVDRIITDFAKAGASSISIHPEATEHLDRSLSLIHELGCAAGLALNPATPLDYLEFVLDKIDLILIMSVNPGFGGQTFIESSYEKINRVKKIIQNSGRAIRLEVDGGIKADNIGKIAAAGADTFVAGSAIFGSKDYTETIARFYSALKHSHH; translated from the coding sequence ATGCCTGACTTCAAAATTGCGGCTTCAATTCTTTCAGCGAATTTCGCCAAACTCGGCGAAGAAGTAGATAACGTGTTATCAGCGGGAGCAGATTGGATTCATTTCGATGTAATGGATAATCATTATGTCCCCAATCTCACTGTTGGACCTATTGTTTGTGAATCATTGCGAAAATATGGCGTTCAAGCCCCCATTGATGTGCATTTAATGGTTAAACCTGTTGATCGTATTATTACCGATTTTGCAAAAGCGGGCGCATCTTCGATTTCAATTCATCCTGAAGCAACTGAACATCTTGATCGTTCACTTAGTTTAATTCATGAATTAGGATGTGCTGCCGGACTTGCATTGAATCCAGCGACCCCTTTAGATTATTTAGAATTTGTACTTGATAAAATTGATCTAATACTCATCATGTCTGTTAACCCAGGTTTTGGCGGACAAACATTTATTGAATCTTCTTATGAGAAAATCAACAGAGTAAAAAAAATTATTCAAAACAGTGGGAGAGCGATTCGATTAGAAGTAGACGGTGGAATTAAGGCTGATAATATTGGAAAAATTGCCGCCGCAGGCGCCGACACTTTTGTTGCGGGCTCAGCAATTTTCGGTAGCAAAGATTATACAGAAACTATCGCACGTTTTTACTCTGCATTAAAACACAGCCATCACTGA
- the coq7 gene encoding 2-polyprenyl-3-methyl-6-methoxy-1,4-benzoquinone monooxygenase → MNNNRSSRNFLDSLIVQMDLGLRTLFANPVAHRLNPAENEPQTKLSESESKHSAGLMRINHVGEVCAQALYAGQALTGRQEEVRQKMREAADEEVDHLAWCAERIHELDSHTSYLNPLWFAGSFALGVTAGIIGDRWSLGFVAETENQVVGHLDSHLEKLPSSDRKSRAIVSQMRKDEAKHAAAASAAGGKDLPSPIKFAMTAMSKVMTSVAYWV, encoded by the coding sequence ATGAACAATAATCGATCGTCGCGAAATTTTTTGGATTCATTGATCGTCCAAATGGATCTTGGATTGCGTACATTATTCGCAAATCCCGTCGCTCATCGTCTAAATCCTGCTGAAAATGAACCACAAACAAAACTTTCGGAGAGTGAATCAAAACATAGTGCAGGTTTAATGCGAATTAATCATGTGGGTGAAGTGTGTGCACAAGCTTTGTATGCTGGCCAAGCGCTCACAGGACGTCAAGAAGAAGTACGTCAAAAAATGCGTGAAGCGGCAGATGAAGAAGTAGATCATTTAGCATGGTGTGCAGAACGAATTCATGAGTTAGATAGTCATACAAGTTATTTAAATCCTCTTTGGTTTGCCGGGTCTTTTGCGCTGGGTGTTACCGCTGGAATCATTGGTGATCGCTGGAGTTTAGGTTTTGTTGCTGAAACTGAAAATCAAGTGGTTGGACATTTAGATTCTCATTTAGAAAAACTTCCTTCTAGTGACCGGAAAAGTAGAGCAATTGTGTCTCAAATGCGAAAAGATGAAGCAAAACATGCTGCTGCAGCATCAGCGGCAGGCGGAAAAGATTTGCCTTCACCAATCAAATTTGCAATGACTGCAATGTCAAAAGTCATGACATCTGTTGCATATTGGGTTTAA